One stretch of Desulfovibrio sp. UCD-KL4C DNA includes these proteins:
- a CDS encoding flagellin, with translation MSLVINHNLMAMTAQRNLDTAYGNLGVSTRRLSSGLRVGTAADDAAGLAIRELMRADVKSLNQGMRNANDAISMIQTADGALQVIDEKLIRMKELATQASTGTYNSDQRLIIDSEFQAMASEITRIANATDFNGIHLLNGNLSGAPSTHNGNGLHSTGPMKVHFGTGNDSSEDYYYISVGTATASALGVQTAISTQALAQQALDKLNSAIISKDKIRANLGAMQNRLENTITNLSIQAENIQASESRISDVDVASEMTEFVRNQILTQSAVAMLSQANSLPKMAMQLIGG, from the coding sequence ATGTCCTTAGTCATTAATCATAACCTTATGGCCATGACTGCTCAACGCAATTTAGATACAGCGTACGGCAATTTAGGCGTCTCCACCCGACGTCTGTCATCTGGCTTAAGAGTCGGAACCGCAGCAGATGATGCTGCAGGATTGGCAATTCGCGAGCTTATGCGTGCTGATGTTAAATCTTTGAATCAGGGTATGAGAAATGCTAATGACGCAATTTCTATGATTCAGACTGCAGATGGAGCATTGCAGGTAATCGATGAAAAGCTCATTCGCATGAAAGAACTTGCAACTCAGGCATCTACCGGTACTTATAACTCCGACCAGCGTCTGATTATCGATTCAGAATTTCAGGCAATGGCTTCGGAAATTACCCGAATCGCTAACGCAACAGACTTTAATGGAATTCATCTGTTAAACGGGAACCTTTCCGGAGCACCTTCAACCCATAATGGTAACGGGTTGCACTCAACCGGACCAATGAAGGTTCACTTTGGAACAGGTAATGATAGTTCCGAAGATTATTACTATATTTCAGTAGGCACAGCTACAGCCTCTGCTCTCGGCGTACAGACCGCCATTTCAACTCAGGCTTTGGCACAGCAAGCTCTGGATAAGCTGAACTCCGCGATTATCTCAAAAGATAAGATTCGTGCGAATCTTGGTGCTATGCAGAACAGGTTGGAAAATACTATTACCAACCTTTCCATTCAGGCTGAAAACATTCAGGCTTCAGAATCACGTATTTCTGACGTAGACGTTGCAAGCGAAATGACTGAATTCGTTCGCAACCAGATTCTCACTCAGTCAGCTGTGGCGATGTTGTCACAGGCCAATTCGCTACCGAAGATGGCAATGCAGCTCATTGGCGGATAA
- a CDS encoding MFS transporter has protein sequence MTTKSKISHPIMPWAIWAMATLYFFYDYMQQVAPGAMEKELAVHFHANAASMGLISSVYFYSYALMQIPIGIMADRFGPHRPLAVAAIISTCAGVFFTFTATPSEAIEVRIILGAATGFSFVSCLKLVSNWFQPKRFATMVGLTNIIGMIGAVMGEAPLTRAVAILGWKGTVLGVAAFGGIVTILIIFLVRDHPPRIIQKHTLADKGSGLAEALVALKKITCNPHAWLNAGYAATINMIYTGFGALWGTSFIAKLYGISSTNAAIVVSMLFIGAIPGSFFFGWFADKLGKRSLPMIIAAAGGLISVCAVVYLPGIPIKIMYALMLMLGFFCSGNVVAYAYGNDISPKGANGISLGFVNTFLIGGSALAQPIIGWMLVASSNGNEFTLADFRYSLSILIAAKAIALTAALIIGRTKSK, from the coding sequence ATGACTACGAAATCAAAGATATCCCACCCAATAATGCCATGGGCCATATGGGCCATGGCAACTTTATATTTCTTTTACGACTACATGCAGCAAGTTGCCCCGGGGGCAATGGAGAAAGAGCTAGCTGTCCACTTTCACGCTAATGCTGCTTCCATGGGGCTTATTTCATCTGTATATTTCTATTCATATGCATTAATGCAAATTCCAATCGGAATAATGGCAGATAGATTCGGTCCGCACCGTCCACTTGCTGTTGCTGCAATCATTTCAACTTGCGCCGGAGTTTTTTTCACTTTTACTGCTACACCGTCAGAAGCAATCGAAGTTCGAATTATCCTTGGAGCAGCAACAGGTTTTTCATTCGTATCCTGTCTAAAATTAGTTTCAAACTGGTTTCAGCCGAAAAGATTCGCTACAATGGTCGGCCTTACAAATATTATCGGTATGATTGGAGCTGTTATGGGAGAAGCTCCTTTAACGCGAGCCGTTGCAATTCTTGGCTGGAAAGGAACCGTGCTTGGTGTTGCCGCATTCGGAGGGATTGTAACCATTTTAATAATTTTTCTTGTTCGGGACCATCCGCCTAGAATCATTCAAAAACATACCCTTGCCGACAAAGGATCAGGTCTTGCTGAAGCTCTTGTTGCGCTAAAAAAAATAACCTGTAATCCCCATGCATGGCTAAATGCGGGCTACGCCGCTACTATAAATATGATCTACACTGGTTTCGGAGCTTTGTGGGGAACATCTTTTATTGCTAAACTTTACGGAATTTCATCAACTAATGCGGCCATTGTAGTTTCCATGCTTTTTATAGGGGCCATCCCAGGCAGTTTCTTTTTCGGCTGGTTCGCTGATAAATTAGGCAAAAGAAGCTTACCTATGATCATTGCCGCCGCAGGTGGACTTATTAGCGTATGCGCTGTCGTATATTTACCGGGAATCCCAATTAAAATAATGTACGCACTTATGCTAATGCTGGGCTTCTTTTGCAGCGGTAATGTTGTGGCATATGCTTATGGTAATGATATAAGCCCGAAAGGAGCCAACGGGATTTCTCTTGGATTTGTTAACACTTTTCTTATCGGAGGAAGCGCACTCGCCCAGCCAATTATCGGCTGGATGCTGGTTGCAAGCTCCAACGGAAACGAATTTACACTTGCAGATTTTCGCTACAGCCTTTCAATATTAATTGCAGCCAAAGCCATTGCGCTCACAGCGGCTTTAATTATAGGACGGACTAAATCTAAGTAA
- a CDS encoding flagellar hook-length control protein FliK, with translation MKILPYLEQSAQNSVLATDRTPLIEDSYRSSMFDSFLYSNNDGAAESLYQPVEQAIDEVRSAPEKVLHSEDGKSATDHLEAAARDVALESVKEEPQNLQVSREDWNKIKDELEEYGIDKKDIADLEEKVMSEGGITYGVFVSELSSMMQSQKGVTLTPVQTQNMDSIFAKLGFSPDESKNMLADISKGNMGEVLKKMQDKLTSMSDSQDLQFSKDETNTLSQLFKLSDENSSKVAQLLTKEGATADVIKQGLSLLKEAFTEQSSKQDAKDLKLVKTVASSLQKAMDKASDQSPDKIRMASAKVISDSLGVEKEISEKATSNAAVSQGEAGDSAITHKDTTEQSIDKNVANSTHSSENKSNNGLNNQTKGSLEGNSSNSSNNSNTPNNSNNSDNSQSNPQNNSTANETKYTNKHWLENILSDSKDVDTWNDFFGKLTDGSTTKGEPSLLGDSLGSGGQLGALKNAANIATSGKTTGIWEQTAKSNILEQVQQGAFKNLGQGTKQLTLTLNPLELGTVNVMIQVRNKDVKAVIRTDNPDTARVIADQLESVKHALEQQGLKVDKLEVQTGLADSQTQSSWNGAQDHNSAHYQEMMAGMKKRWHDLRSGGTSLVQDVQNIEHTATISKSVLHIVA, from the coding sequence ATGAAAATACTTCCATATCTTGAACAAAGTGCTCAAAATTCAGTTTTAGCTACTGATAGAACCCCATTGATTGAAGATTCATATCGTTCTTCTATGTTCGATAGTTTCTTATATTCAAACAATGATGGAGCTGCTGAGAGCCTTTACCAGCCTGTAGAGCAAGCTATAGATGAAGTTCGCTCTGCTCCTGAGAAAGTTCTTCATAGTGAAGACGGTAAAAGTGCAACGGATCATTTGGAAGCCGCTGCACGTGATGTTGCTCTTGAGTCAGTCAAAGAGGAACCACAAAATTTACAGGTAAGTCGTGAAGACTGGAATAAAATCAAAGACGAACTGGAAGAATACGGTATTGATAAGAAGGATATCGCTGATCTGGAAGAAAAGGTCATGAGCGAAGGGGGCATCACTTATGGTGTCTTTGTTAGTGAACTTTCAAGTATGATGCAGTCGCAAAAAGGAGTTACTCTGACTCCTGTTCAAACGCAGAATATGGACTCAATTTTTGCAAAGCTAGGTTTTAGTCCAGATGAATCTAAGAATATGCTTGCGGATATTTCCAAGGGGAATATGGGTGAAGTTTTAAAGAAGATGCAGGATAAGCTTACATCCATGTCTGATTCGCAAGATCTTCAGTTTTCTAAAGATGAAACAAATACTTTAAGTCAGCTATTTAAGCTTTCCGACGAAAACAGCTCTAAAGTTGCTCAGCTTCTTACTAAAGAAGGGGCAACTGCCGATGTTATTAAGCAGGGGCTTTCTCTTTTAAAAGAAGCTTTTACTGAACAAAGTTCAAAGCAGGATGCAAAGGACCTTAAGCTTGTTAAAACTGTAGCCTCTTCACTTCAGAAAGCTATGGATAAAGCTTCTGATCAAAGTCCTGATAAGATTAGAATGGCTTCTGCTAAAGTAATCAGCGATTCACTTGGAGTCGAGAAAGAAATCAGCGAGAAGGCAACGTCCAATGCAGCGGTATCTCAGGGGGAAGCAGGTGATTCTGCTATAACTCATAAGGATACTACTGAGCAGTCAATTGATAAAAATGTAGCCAACAGCACGCACAGCTCAGAAAATAAATCTAATAATGGGCTGAATAATCAGACTAAGGGAAGTCTTGAAGGTAATTCTTCTAATTCTTCTAATAATTCTAACACTCCTAATAATTCTAACAATTCTGATAATTCTCAGAGCAATCCACAGAATAATTCTACTGCCAATGAGACTAAATATACTAATAAACATTGGCTTGAAAATATTCTTTCAGATTCCAAAGATGTTGACACTTGGAATGACTTTTTCGGTAAACTTACAGATGGTTCGACAACTAAAGGTGAGCCTTCACTTTTGGGTGATTCTTTAGGAAGCGGAGGTCAGCTTGGTGCTCTTAAGAATGCAGCGAATATAGCTACGTCAGGAAAGACCACAGGAATATGGGAACAAACTGCCAAATCCAATATTCTTGAGCAGGTTCAGCAAGGAGCTTTTAAGAATTTGGGGCAGGGTACAAAACAGCTTACTCTTACCCTTAATCCTCTCGAGCTCGGAACTGTTAACGTTATGATTCAGGTCCGTAATAAGGACGTTAAGGCAGTCATTAGAACAGATAATCCTGATACCGCCAGAGTAATAGCCGACCAACTTGAATCGGTTAAGCATGCCTTGGAACAGCAGGGACTTAAAGTTGATAAACTTGAAGTCCAAACAGGTCTTGCTGATAGCCAGACTCAATCTTCTTGGAATGGAGCACAGGACCATAACAGTGCACATTATCAGGAGATGATGGCAGGGATGAAAAAGCGTTGGCACGATTTACGAAGTGGCGGAACTTCTTTGGTCCAGGATGTGCAGAATATAGAGCATACGGCAACAATTTCCAAAAGTGTTTTACACATAGTCGCTTAA
- a CDS encoding glycosyltransferase family 9 protein → MGDLILSFPFFLWLERTYPGHPIWVVAEEKFFRPLMPLSPKVIYFPWAGLDFLRKEKYELIINLSIREQAATLAGELGAEAKFGPVIGLDGSFRILGNWQLYRASVVENNRHNRFHWADLNALDCIPLNRILQTVWPEPRTLQSDSRRIGLFLGASEESKRPSIEFWSKLCSEILGRGMKPVLFGGPADKDLGAEVARIFGGPVLDMTGKLSLGELAAVGQSLELFITPDTGPMHLAAWSGVKVLNLSMGNVNPYETGPYQNNHYVLRSTMSCALGCWTCVRDRLHCHDPFSPSRIASVAKSMIRNDRAALYKTKLPGLRLYSSSRSAGGLYNLLHISGRTTESGETLGRFWQEFFGMSFGLWDCRGVEKIWAELCDSQPLLARKMCSHLPLFGKEFSKGLAKSAPLSENFWNSCPLIFRQFAGYIHLFLQNNDYDRASWIKVLSLYEKLAAIVSESNQP, encoded by the coding sequence ATGGGAGATTTAATTCTTTCTTTTCCGTTTTTTCTGTGGCTTGAACGAACTTACCCCGGCCATCCCATATGGGTTGTGGCGGAGGAGAAGTTTTTTCGTCCGCTCATGCCTTTAAGCCCTAAGGTTATTTATTTCCCGTGGGCGGGGCTGGATTTTCTTCGTAAGGAAAAATACGAGCTGATCATAAATTTAAGTATTCGCGAGCAGGCCGCGACTCTTGCCGGAGAGCTTGGAGCAGAAGCAAAGTTCGGGCCTGTTATAGGGCTAGACGGTTCTTTTCGTATTCTCGGTAACTGGCAGCTTTATCGCGCAAGCGTTGTGGAGAATAATAGACATAATAGGTTTCACTGGGCAGACCTCAATGCTCTTGATTGTATTCCGTTAAATCGTATTTTGCAAACGGTATGGCCGGAGCCCAGAACCTTGCAAAGTGATAGCAGACGCATAGGACTGTTTTTGGGAGCAAGCGAGGAATCCAAACGGCCCAGTATAGAATTCTGGTCTAAACTTTGTTCCGAAATCCTTGGGCGAGGAATGAAGCCTGTTCTTTTCGGTGGTCCGGCCGATAAGGATCTTGGTGCAGAAGTCGCACGGATCTTTGGTGGTCCGGTACTTGATATGACAGGTAAGCTTAGTCTCGGTGAACTTGCCGCGGTAGGGCAGTCTCTAGAGCTTTTCATTACGCCGGATACAGGTCCGATGCATCTTGCGGCTTGGTCTGGGGTAAAAGTGCTTAACCTTTCCATGGGCAACGTTAACCCGTATGAAACAGGACCGTATCAGAATAATCATTATGTGTTGCGGTCCACTATGAGTTGCGCCCTTGGATGTTGGACTTGCGTGCGTGACAGATTACATTGCCATGATCCTTTCAGTCCATCGCGCATAGCCTCGGTTGCAAAGAGTATGATTCGTAATGACCGGGCGGCTTTGTATAAGACCAAATTGCCGGGATTGCGGCTTTACTCATCATCCAGAAGTGCCGGTGGATTGTATAACCTGCTTCATATAAGTGGGCGTACCACTGAGTCAGGAGAGACTCTCGGCCGTTTCTGGCAGGAATTTTTCGGTATGTCCTTCGGGTTGTGGGATTGTCGCGGCGTAGAAAAAATATGGGCTGAACTTTGTGACAGTCAGCCGCTCCTTGCCCGTAAAATGTGCTCGCATTTGCCTTTGTTTGGTAAAGAGTTCAGCAAAGGGCTTGCGAAAAGTGCTCCGCTTTCTGAAAATTTCTGGAATTCATGCCCTCTTATCTTCCGTCAATTCGCCGGTTATATTCATCTTTTCTTGCAAAATAATGATTATGATCGAGCTTCATGGATAAAAGTTTTATCCCTTTACGAAAAACTGGCAGCCATAGTCAGTGAAAGTAACCAACCCTGA
- a CDS encoding flagellar hook protein FlgE → MGLSASLFSGITGLQAHGEKMSVLGNNIANVNTVGFKSAKMHFEDAISQDMPTATGIAQVGRGVQVGAIYADFAQGSFETTSESTDLAIGGNGFFIVKPKEDETTYYSRAGNFRFDKDGYLTDPHGYVLQGWQVQNSTGGIATGNSTTTTNTVRTVGVPTDIRLENFQSAPQATSRVNMITNLDSSEVSHSDSAANPYFSLFESWDGTADPPLGDSLYGYQSTIAVYDANGSSHNVTIYYDQVTLSNAGGKKVWEFIVTSQPNEDGRLLSGSNFSTTSAAGLLMTGTMTFDSAGDMTGASAFTLKSGVGAGGVKNLSNWSLANFSQDGFPVLTANFLSTSNASFTDSIQPTTIEMNFGLTNQDLSGSGITKGWNTGSAAITNASQFGANVTDISRVPNFANVEKSALSSTSYSTGSTTLFRSQDGYTAGFLESVSVSRDGVLTGRYSNGQIQELFVLTLADFNNRWGLRREGGNLFSETRESGDALTGLPNTGGKGSIASNSLEASNVDLAVEFVNMITTQRGFQANSKVITTTDTMMGDLIQLKR, encoded by the coding sequence ATGGGTTTATCAGCGTCATTATTCTCAGGTATTACAGGACTGCAGGCGCACGGCGAGAAAATGTCTGTTCTTGGTAACAACATTGCAAATGTTAATACAGTCGGTTTTAAAAGTGCAAAGATGCATTTTGAAGATGCGATTAGTCAGGACATGCCCACTGCGACTGGTATTGCTCAGGTTGGGCGTGGTGTTCAGGTAGGGGCAATTTATGCTGACTTCGCACAGGGCTCATTTGAGACAACTTCTGAATCAACTGACCTTGCTATCGGTGGTAACGGATTCTTTATAGTTAAGCCTAAAGAAGACGAAACTACTTACTATAGTAGGGCAGGTAATTTTAGGTTTGATAAAGACGGCTACCTGACAGATCCTCATGGATATGTTTTGCAAGGGTGGCAGGTTCAGAACTCTACCGGTGGTATTGCTACCGGAAATTCAACCACCACCACTAACACAGTAAGAACAGTTGGAGTTCCTACAGACATCAGATTAGAGAATTTTCAGTCTGCCCCGCAGGCTACGAGTCGTGTGAATATGATTACTAACCTTGATTCAAGTGAAGTTAGTCATTCAGACAGCGCAGCCAATCCCTACTTTTCCCTTTTTGAATCATGGGATGGCACCGCTGACCCTCCACTTGGTGATTCTCTTTATGGGTATCAATCAACTATCGCAGTTTATGATGCTAATGGATCATCTCATAATGTAACAATTTATTATGATCAGGTTACACTTAGTAATGCAGGCGGTAAAAAGGTATGGGAATTCATTGTAACCAGCCAACCTAATGAAGATGGGCGATTATTAAGTGGTAGCAATTTTTCCACAACTTCTGCTGCAGGTCTTTTAATGACTGGCACTATGACTTTTGATTCCGCTGGTGATATGACCGGAGCTTCCGCATTCACTCTTAAAAGCGGAGTAGGTGCTGGTGGTGTTAAGAATCTGTCAAACTGGTCTCTTGCAAACTTCTCTCAGGATGGTTTTCCTGTCCTGACGGCAAACTTTTTGTCGACTTCGAATGCTAGTTTTACTGATTCAATACAGCCGACAACTATAGAAATGAATTTTGGTCTGACAAATCAGGATTTATCAGGAAGTGGTATTACTAAAGGATGGAATACCGGGTCCGCGGCAATTACGAATGCTTCTCAGTTTGGGGCAAATGTTACTGATATAAGCCGGGTTCCAAATTTTGCCAACGTTGAGAAAAGTGCTCTGTCTTCAACAAGTTACAGTACTGGTTCAACCACATTGTTCAGGTCTCAGGATGGATACACTGCTGGGTTCCTGGAAAGCGTGTCGGTAAGTAGAGACGGTGTCCTGACAGGTAGGTATTCAAACGGGCAGATACAAGAACTCTTTGTGCTGACTCTTGCAGATTTTAATAATCGCTGGGGTCTTAGGCGAGAAGGCGGTAACCTCTTTTCCGAAACAAGAGAATCAGGTGATGCGTTGACAGGTTTGCCTAACACCGGAGGTAAGGGTTCAATTGCTTCAAACTCTCTTGAAGCCTCAAATGTTGACCTTGCAGTGGAATTTGTAAATATGATTACAACTCAGCGAGGTTTCCAGGCAAACTCTAAGGTTATCACAACAACTGATACTATGATGGGTGATCTAATCCAGCTCAAGCGTTAA
- a CDS encoding flagellar hook assembly protein FlgD, which translates to MGYVGYSNLLGRAEADMAASNAPEHKDSLGNEDFLKLLLTQMQNQDPANPMDDKEYMAQLAQFSSLEQLTKVNTSLESMLGNSSQEQMVSAVSFIGKEVKAEGYTVSRLDGKVSKIFYGLGEAVASAFINIYDANQNLIRTEKIGAKGEGTYEFEWDGKDWSGKDAPDGVYSIAMAAEDVNGEPVMIKTEVSGEVTGIVTDNGQQFLHLKDGRYINFLNINEVVSPTVVADSSAETEDTAKTGS; encoded by the coding sequence ATGGGATATGTAGGGTACAGCAATTTATTGGGCCGGGCTGAAGCCGATATGGCCGCAAGCAATGCGCCGGAACATAAAGATTCACTGGGGAACGAAGATTTTTTAAAACTTCTCTTGACCCAGATGCAGAATCAAGACCCTGCAAATCCTATGGACGATAAAGAGTATATGGCTCAACTCGCACAATTTTCCAGTCTTGAACAGCTTACAAAAGTAAATACATCTTTAGAAAGTATGCTTGGTAACTCTTCTCAAGAGCAGATGGTTTCCGCAGTAAGCTTTATAGGTAAAGAAGTTAAGGCCGAAGGTTATACTGTTAGCCGCTTAGACGGTAAAGTCAGTAAAATATTTTACGGGCTTGGTGAAGCTGTCGCAAGCGCATTTATCAATATTTACGATGCTAATCAGAATCTTATCAGGACAGAAAAGATCGGTGCAAAAGGTGAAGGCACCTACGAATTTGAATGGGACGGGAAAGATTGGAGTGGCAAGGATGCGCCTGACGGTGTTTATAGCATTGCGATGGCTGCGGAAGATGTCAACGGTGAGCCTGTTATGATTAAAACAGAAGTAAGTGGAGAGGTTACAGGGATTGTTACCGATAATGGTCAACAATTCTTACATCTTAAAGATGGGCGTTATATCAACTTTCTTAATATTAATGAAGTTGTCAGTCCCACGGTTGTTGCGGACAGTTCTGCAGAAACTGAAGATACAGCAAAAACTGGAAGCTAA
- a CDS encoding efflux RND transporter permease subunit: MADKNKINPGAIGWMAGNSVAANLVMIVLLVGGLLMALHIKQEVFPEFSEDTVTVSVSYNGASPEEVEQGIILAIEESVTGLDGVKEVTSSASEGSASVTIEAVEGYNLQQLTQDVKSEIDRISSFPKEAEEPEVKEATHKRQVLSLMVYGNENTLTLRKLAEELRQELISQPGITQVDLSEVSDLQVTIEIPQDKLREYNLTLTDVAERLNDASVELPGGGIKTQSGEILVRFKERKDYAREFARIPIVVGNDGTQVRLEDIADVKEDFQNEDIITSYNGSPAVRLNVYRIGKQTPITVSDAVHETLERFNRSLPKGVHVDVRSDNSEVFKQRMDLLLKNGFMGLVLVFVVLALFLDPRLAFWVSMGIPISFLGSMLVLGPADTSINMISMFAFIISLGIVVDDAIVVGENVYTKRQEGMSWKQAAFEGAKDIAMPVTFSVLTNIVAFMPLFFLPGIMGKIFKIIPVVVCSVFAVSLIESIFVLPAHLGHGSERKPGKIMIFVMKYQQKISTSLMGFIEKVYRPFLDRAVAWKYLTVALGLACLLVTFAYVKSGRLGFTMFPKIESDSAYLTVDLPYGTAKEVTMKVRERAVKAAEIVKDENGGDKLVRGIYAKIGGSGRSGTSGSHVLQVQVFLADADARPISTDMFVKKWRKQLGPVVGAESVLFESDRGGPGSGGSLEIELSHTDINVLDRAAEDLAEALSHYPKVKDIDDGYSPGKRQLDFELLPEGRSLGLTPQSVAAQVRASYYGAEVLRQQRGRDEVKVMVRLPKSERISEYDLEEMLIRTPDGTDVPLREVVKIKDGRAYTTINRRDGRRVISVTADVDPRKESAQIIASVVKEVIPQLKADYPGLGYSLEGKQADMQESTDSLFTGLFMAMLGIYALLAIPFKSYFQPLIIMICIPFGIVGAVLGHILLGYSLSLMSLFGIVALSGVVVNDSLVFIDYTNEMRLKGHCAYDAVLEAGTARFRPIMLTTLTTFGGLAPMILETSRQARFLIPMAISLGFGIIFATAITLVLVPSVYMIFEDIRRVLRKLFGLAPQGENQDLIENVPVTHCEHRQD; this comes from the coding sequence ATGGCTGATAAAAATAAAATAAATCCGGGTGCTATTGGATGGATGGCCGGAAACTCTGTTGCCGCAAACTTGGTAATGATTGTTCTGCTTGTCGGTGGGCTTTTGATGGCCTTACATATAAAGCAGGAGGTTTTTCCTGAGTTTTCTGAGGACACCGTAACTGTATCTGTTTCTTATAATGGAGCCAGTCCGGAAGAAGTAGAGCAGGGAATCATTTTAGCTATTGAAGAATCTGTTACAGGGTTAGACGGGGTTAAAGAAGTTACCAGTAGTGCATCCGAAGGAAGCGCTTCAGTTACTATAGAAGCAGTTGAAGGGTACAACCTTCAGCAGTTAACTCAAGATGTAAAAAGTGAAATTGACCGTATCTCATCCTTTCCTAAAGAAGCTGAAGAGCCGGAGGTAAAGGAAGCGACTCATAAACGTCAGGTATTGTCGCTGATGGTTTACGGCAATGAAAATACTTTAACATTGCGCAAGCTTGCAGAGGAATTACGCCAAGAACTTATTAGCCAGCCGGGTATTACTCAGGTTGATCTTTCCGAAGTAAGCGATCTTCAGGTCACAATAGAAATTCCTCAGGATAAGTTGCGTGAATATAATCTGACTCTTACAGATGTGGCTGAAAGGCTTAATGATGCCTCTGTTGAATTACCCGGAGGAGGAATTAAAACCCAGTCCGGTGAAATTCTGGTAAGATTTAAAGAGCGAAAGGATTATGCACGTGAATTCGCACGCATACCTATTGTTGTAGGTAATGATGGAACTCAGGTCCGGCTTGAAGATATTGCAGATGTAAAAGAAGATTTTCAAAATGAAGATATAATTACATCATATAATGGGTCCCCTGCAGTCCGGCTAAATGTGTACAGAATCGGAAAGCAAACACCTATAACTGTTTCCGATGCAGTTCATGAAACGCTTGAAAGGTTTAACCGCAGTTTGCCTAAAGGCGTACATGTTGATGTGCGCTCGGATAATTCTGAAGTTTTTAAGCAGCGCATGGATTTGCTTCTTAAAAACGGTTTTATGGGATTAGTGCTTGTATTTGTTGTGTTAGCTCTGTTCTTGGATCCTAGGCTTGCCTTCTGGGTTTCTATGGGAATCCCGATTTCATTTCTTGGTTCAATGTTGGTTCTTGGGCCTGCAGATACAAGTATCAATATGATATCTATGTTCGCCTTTATTATTTCTCTTGGTATCGTTGTTGATGATGCCATTGTTGTCGGTGAAAATGTTTATACAAAGCGACAAGAGGGAATGTCTTGGAAACAGGCTGCTTTTGAAGGGGCCAAAGACATTGCTATGCCTGTAACGTTCAGTGTTCTCACCAACATTGTTGCGTTCATGCCTTTGTTTTTTCTTCCCGGGATTATGGGGAAAATTTTTAAAATTATTCCGGTCGTTGTCTGTAGCGTTTTTGCTGTTTCGTTAATTGAAAGTATTTTTGTCTTACCTGCTCACCTTGGGCATGGCTCTGAAAGAAAGCCCGGCAAAATAATGATTTTTGTTATGAAATATCAGCAGAAAATTTCTACAAGCCTTATGGGGTTCATTGAAAAAGTGTATCGCCCATTTCTTGATAGAGCTGTTGCATGGAAATATCTGACTGTTGCACTTGGCTTGGCCTGCCTTTTGGTTACTTTCGCATATGTTAAAAGCGGCAGACTCGGTTTTACTATGTTTCCTAAAATTGAATCAGATTCTGCCTACTTAACTGTTGATTTACCTTATGGAACAGCAAAAGAAGTAACAATGAAGGTTAGGGAACGAGCTGTTAAAGCTGCTGAAATCGTTAAAGATGAAAATGGCGGAGATAAGCTTGTTCGCGGTATATATGCAAAAATCGGTGGTTCCGGAAGAAGTGGTACAAGCGGAAGTCACGTGCTTCAGGTTCAGGTCTTTTTAGCTGATGCTGATGCTAGGCCTATTTCAACCGATATGTTTGTAAAAAAATGGCGAAAGCAACTTGGGCCTGTTGTTGGAGCAGAATCCGTTTTATTTGAATCTGATCGAGGAGGCCCCGGGTCCGGCGGGTCTCTTGAAATTGAACTTAGTCATACTGATATAAACGTTTTGGATAGGGCTGCTGAGGACCTTGCAGAGGCTCTAAGTCACTATCCAAAAGTAAAGGATATTGATGATGGATATTCACCGGGAAAAAGGCAGCTTGATTTTGAATTGCTGCCTGAAGGAAGAAGTCTTGGACTGACACCTCAAAGCGTTGCAGCTCAGGTTCGTGCTTCTTATTACGGCGCAGAAGTACTGCGTCAGCAGCGCGGAAGAGATGAAGTCAAGGTTATGGTCAGGTTACCGAAATCAGAAAGGATTTCTGAATATGATTTGGAGGAAATGCTCATTAGAACTCCGGATGGAACAGATGTTCCTTTACGTGAAGTTGTAAAGATTAAAGACGGGCGAGCATACACAACTATTAACCGCAGAGATGGTAGAAGAGTTATTTCTGTCACTGCTGATGTTGATCCTAGAAAGGAATCTGCACAGATAATTGCTTCTGTTGTAAAAGAAGTTATCCCACAACTGAAGGCAGATTATCCCGGATTAGGTTACTCGCTTGAAGGTAAGCAAGCTGATATGCAGGAAAGCACAGACAGCCTATTTACTGGTTTGTTTATGGCAATGCTGGGTATTTATGCTTTGCTGGCAATACCGTTTAAAAGTTACTTTCAGCCTCTTATTATTATGATCTGTATTCCGTTCGGTATTGTCGGGGCAGTTCTCGGGCATATTCTGTTGGGATACAGTCTCAGTCTTATGAGCCTTTTCGGTATAGTCGCTTTAAGCGGGGTCGTAGTTAACGATTCACTTGTCTTTATTGACTATACAAATGAAATGCGTTTGAAAGGCCATTGTGCTTATGATGCGGTCCTTGAAGCCGGTACGGCGCGTTTTAGGCCGATTATGCTTACGACTTTAACAACATTCGGTGGACTTGCTCCGATGATTCTTGAAACGTCAAGGCAAGCCCGTTTTCTTATTCCAATGGCTATATCACTCGGTTTCGGGATAATTTTTGCTACTGCTATTACTTTGGTTTTGGTCCCATCCGTTTATATGATCTTTGAAGATATCAGGCGCGTGTTGAGAAAACTTTTCGGGCTTGCCCCGCAAGGTGAAAATCAGGATCTTATCGAGAATGTTCCGGTAACACATTGTGAGCATAGGCAGGATTAA